The genomic region GAATGCCAAAACGTCCAGTTGTAGTAGTCATTCGTTTTCCTTTGGCGTGTAGTCTTAAGCGTGCTGTACAGACGCGTGTGTTAAGTAAAGGTGTTCTTAGCGCAGTTGGTGATATTCACCGGGTGCAGCGCCATTTACGTTCGCAAGCGTTTTCCGCTCAGGAAACGTGCTTTAGCACCAGTTTTTAGCGCAATCCATGCTTGGGTGTGCGGACATTTAAGTGCTGCAGAAAGCCTTGCGAAAAAGCTGCGGGGAAAAGATTAAAGTTTGAAGAAGGTTCTGAATGCGTGCTTACCCACGCCAGCGGGCAGCAGCATTAAAGGAACTGCTACGCCATCGCCACTGAAACTCAAACTTACGCATGCTTCAACTGTACGGGGTGAAATGAAGCCGCGTTACCCCTGTTTCAAAACTTGAGACGTCAAATGGGGTAGTGGTGAGACACGGGGTGCTGCCTGCGACGGTGCAAACAGCACCCCAATATGCACAAGTGCCTCTATTCCTCCAACTCGGCGTATTCCTCCAACTGGCGGGCGCATTTACCCAACTCAGTGCCCGCATTTACCCGAGTACAGGGCCGGGTTATCCAATCTAGCGGCCGGGCCTACTTGGGGGAGCGGGGTTGTTTACCCGAGTTCGTTGTCGCGTTTTACCGCGGCGTCGACTGCTTTCACCAGCGCCGGCGCCAACCCAGCTTCTTGCGCCGCCAACAATCCGGCAATCGTGGTGCCCCCTGGTGAGGACACCCGATCCATCAAGTTCGCCGGAATCTGCCCTTCCTGTAATTCTGCCTGCACGAGCGCTGCGGAACCCAGCATTGCCTGCGCCACGATCCGAGTAGCAGCGTCCTTACCCAACCCGTGTTTAACCCCGGCGCGGGCCAGGGCGTCGACGATGGCGTACAGCCAGCACGGTGAACATCCCGCGAGCGCAGCAAATGCCGCGAACTGGTTTTCTTCCACCACCATCGTCTTGCCCACAGCGCCCATTAGTTCTTCCGCCTTCGCCACCTGTTCATCACCCGCGTGTTTACCAGCAGCAATCCCCGTCATGGACTGCCCGATTTGCGCGTTCACGTTAGGCATTACGCGCACCACCGGCACGTTACCCACATGATCTTCAATAGTGCTGGTTTTAATTCCCGCTGCCAGTGAAATAACTGTTTTTTCGCTCGTGAGGGACTTCGCAATCTCGTCTGCTACCGCGGTGATCCCAGCGGGTTTTACTCCCAGGACAATGAGGTCGCACGTCTTTGCCAACTCGCTGTTTGACTTGGCCGCGTGAGCGCCAATGCGTTTCGCTAGCGCGGGGGCACTCTTCCCGGACCGGTCGGTGAGCCACACGTCTTCGCCGGATACCGTGCCAGACTGTACGGCTCCAGAAGCGATAGCACCAACCATGTTGCCGCTGCCAATAAACCCGATGCGCATGTGTGTCTCCTTACCTGTGGACGAATTACTTACACAGTTTCGATACAAAACACTCTATCCACAACCAGGTGATGGGGCGCGCGCAAACAACCGTCAGAGCCGCAGAATATGAACTATGGACTACGATCCTTCGAAACTAGCGCAACTGCGTGAACGTGTTTACGCCCGGCACCGTGAGGGCGCGGACCTCACGGCTTCGCACGCAGTGCAGCGGCCCCTGCTGCGGTTCCTCCCGTCGCCACTGGCGGCTATCGCGCTCGTTACAGTGCTGTGTATCGCACTCGTGCTCGTGTTCGTGACCGGTGGGTTCAGTCAAAGTTCACGTGCAGACGGTGATGCGGACGGTGCGTCGACCACCGGTAAGGACGCCGATTCTAGCGGGCAAGCTGACAGTGACCAATCACAGGTATCGGGGCCCGCGGCGCAAGCTTCAGCTCAGAGCTCAGAACCAGGCGTGGGGCCGAGCGGGTCGGCGTCTGGCACAATGGTCGTGCAAGTATCGGGCGCGGTGAAAACCCCAAAAGTGGTGAAAATTCCAGCGGGTAGCCGCGGAGTTGATGCCGTCGATGCGGCCGGCGGGCTTGCAGAAAAAGCCGACCTTAGCTCTGTCAACCTAGCTAAACCCCTAAGTGATGGCGAACACTTGCACGTAGCGAAAGTTGGGGAAGCGCCTCCGGCTGCGGCGGCGGCCGGAATGGGAGGAGCGTCGGCCGGTCCAACTGGGAACGCGGGCGCGGGATGCGTAAACATTCAGCAGGCAGATGAGGCTACCTTGCAAACTCTCAACGGGGTTGGACCGGCACTGGCTAAACGCATCCTTGACTACCGGGCGTCGAACCCGCTGCGCTCACCACAGGACCTGCAGAACGTTAGCGGGATTGGACCAAAAAAGTTTGAATCCCTCAAGGAACAGTTGTGCCCGTAACCTACCGTCGGTATGTGGACCTGCGGCTCCTGCTACCAGCCGCGAGCGCGTGGGCAGGAGCCGCATACGGAATCACCGCGACACTATCGGACGGGCGTGCACAGGTCGTTGCCCTCACCCTGGTGGTACTGATCAGCTCGGTAATAATCGGGGTGCGGCCGTTTGCCCGGCGCGGAAAACACGCCCGATACCCAACTGGATCCGCGTCCTTACTGGGCGTACTCAGCGGGTTTTGTTTCCTAGCCACGGCCCTCAGCGGCACGCTCACCGCAACTACTTACATGAATAATCCCTTGTACCACGCCAATGGACAACGAGTGTGCGTTCACGGAGCTGCACAGAACCCAAAACAAACGGAGTATTCGACGTGGCTGACCGCGGTAGATTTGAGGGCAGCACGCGGACAAGTGGTTTTGTCAACGAAAACCCGCCCACCTGTGCACGCCGGCGACGCAATTCGCACGTGCGGCGTGCTGCGTTCTTTCGGCGCTGCACCAACTTATGGGATTATTAAACCCACCGCGCTCCAACCGCTTCCGGACACGGGGATTCGCGCTCAGCTGCGCGCCGCACTGGAACAGAACACAAAGGCCCTCACACCGGACCAGCGGGGCCTCATCGCGGGCATGAGCATTGGTGACTCCAGCATGCTGTCAACCGAAACCGGGGCCGCTATGCGCACCACCTCCACCACCCACCTCACCGCGATTTCCGGCACGCACCTGGGAATAATTCTTGCCACAATAAATCTACTAATCCCCGGGCGGGGGAAGATAAAAGCCACCACTATGCTCGGGGCACTGCTGATGCTCGTTAGCGTAGTGGGGCTGCAGCCATCGCTCGTGCGCGCCGGTACCATGTGCCTAGCAGTGACGGTCGGATCACAACTGGGACGAACTGGCCAGTCATTGAGCTCACTATGCGCCACCGTGATTTGTTGGCTCATCATAAACCCATGGCTGGCCCGCAGCTACGGCTTCGCACTATCAGTGTGCGCAACAGTTGCCGTGCTGTTCGTACTCGAACGCGAACGAACCGCCGCGGCCCAGGGAAGAGTCAAATCCTCCGGCATACTGGGGCGCATCTGCGGTTTGTTCGCCGTGGGGCTCGCAGTTCAAGTGTTCACCACTCCGCTCCTACTCACCATGACCGGCACGTACCCACTATTCGCAATCCCAGCGAACATCCTCGTGGCACCCGCAGTAGCCCCCACCACACTCTTGGGATTACTGGCTTTCATTTGCCCAATCCCCGCACTCAGCACCGCGACCGCCCACCTGGCGAGCTGGAGTGCCCAATGGATTATCCAGGTAACAACCCTGCTTGCCGAGCTTCCTCACGCCAGCTTGCAAGGAAACAGCGCGCGAATTGCATGCGTCATCACAGTGGTAGCTGTGCCGATCGGATGGTGGGTGTGGGCGCGTTACCGCGGGCGCTCACCACTCCTCATGCACCATTGGATCACGCGCAAACCGACCACCCGTATCCAACAGCGCTAACGCATCCATCTGCGCATCCGAAAGAGAGAAATCGTAAATCGCAAGGTTTTCCCGATTCCTCTCCGGTTTCGAAGACACCGACAGGGGAACCACCCCGCACTGCAGTGCCCACCGCAACACAACCTGCGCGGGAGACCGCCCCACCTGCTGCGCAATATTCACCACTAAATGCTGCGTCAACAGATCCTCACCGGGGCCCAGAGGCCGCCACGCCTGCGTAACAATCTGCTTAGAACGGTGATAGTCCCGGGCACTGCGCTGCTGAATCACCGCTGACAACTGAATCTGGTTCACCACCGGGCAAACCCCAGTGTGCTCAATCAACTCATCAATCTGGCTGGGAAGAAAATTCGACACCCCAATGTGCTTCGTTTTCCCTTCCTCACGCAGCTTGATCAACTCCTCCCAGGTGCGCAGGTACAGGCCACGTGAGGGGTTAGGCCAGTGAATAAGCGTCAGATCCACGTACTCTAACCGCAGGCGACGCAACGACTCCTCCAACCCCGTGCGGGTCGCCTCCCCCTGATCACCCCCAGCAATTTTTGTTTGCACAAACAAGTCCGACCGCGCCACCTGGGACCGCTTGATAGCCTCGCCCAACGCGGCCTCATTATTGTACTGAGCAGCCGTATCGACCAGGCGGTGACCATCGCGCAAAGCCTGCGTAAACAACTCCACACCTTTCAACCCCATGTGCGGGTAGGTGCCTAAACCAGACGAGTATATTTGCCCGCCATCGAGCAGCGGTAGTTGAAAAAGCCCTGGTTGATTCGTCATAACTCCTCCTCGTAAGTATCCGAAAAACAACCTTCCCCTTCAGACTACGAGAAGTGGCGCGCAACAGCGCACCATAAACACTGCCCGGCCACGAAGTGCCAAAACCCCCGGCGTCAACCATCCAGTGCCAAAACCCCCGGCGTCAACCATCCAGTGCCAAAACCCCCGGTGTCAACCATCCAGTGCGAAAACCCCAATATCAAGGGCTGGTGCATCCATCCCGGCGCCAGCGGGTTCGAAAAAAACTGGGGGGTGTGGCATTGTTTTAACCATGGCACGGAAGAAAACAGGGGCGCAAAACTGGACTGCTGCGCGTCTGGCACCGGTAGTTTTAGTTAAATCCGAAGAACCCTTATTGGGCGACCGCGCGGTGGCGAACCTGCGCGGACAAGCGCTCAAGAAGAATCCGGATCTTGACGTGCAAACCCTTGACGCGCCCCGTTACGAAGGCGGTCAGTTACAGATCCGCACCTCGCCCTCCCTATTTGAGGAACCACGGTTCATCCTGGTAGATGACGCGCAGGACTACCCACCGTCCCTCGTGACTGACACGGCGCAATACCTGGAACAACCGCTCGCGGACACCACGGTGGTGTATCGCCACAACGGGAAAACCGGTAAGCGGAAACTTCTCGACCTGCTTTCGAAAGCCCAGGTCCCCACCTATGAGGCGCCCGCGATGACACGGCTGCGCGACAAAATGGCGTTCATTGAATCGGAAGTGCAGACACAAGGGCGTAAAATCGAGCGTTCTGCCGTGCAGATGCTAGTCGACGCCCTCGGATCGGACGTAGCGGAACTAGTGGCCGTGACCCACCAGCTCCTAGCGGACGTAAACGGAACGATAACCGAGGCAGATGTGCGCCGATATCAGGCAGGAAAGGTCGAGACCACGGGGTTTGCCGTGGTAGACGCGGCGGTGTCGGGAAATCTGGCTAGATCACTCCTTTTGTTGCGGTCGGCTTTGGCGCAGGGAATCGCCCCCGCGGCGCTCACGGGTGCGGCGGCCATGAAGATCCGTCAGCTCGCGAAAGTGTCAGTGCGGCCGCGTCCCACAGCGCGTGAGTTGAAGATGGCGCCATGGCAAATCGACAGGGCCGCGCGCGAACTCCGCGGGTGGAATGAAACCCGGTTAGCCCAGGCCGTCAACGCGGTTGCGAAAGCAGATCATGAGGTTAAGGGCGCATCTAAAGATCCGCATTACGCCCTCGAATGCATGCTGAAAACTATCAGTGGGCGCGTGCGCATGTGAAGACGAGTGCGGATGAAAACTATCAGTGGGCGCGTGCGCATGTGAAGAGGAGCAGGGGTATGAAAAAAGAGCGGGACGATCCCGCTCTTTTTCTTCACGTGTCTGATCCGATTCCGCGATTGCGCGTGAACCAGAATCTCACAAGCTGTGTTAGAACACTTTTACCAGGCGCTATGGCGCCGACGTTACATAGCGTTAACCTGCTTGGCCAGTTTTGACTGGCGGGTAGCAGCCTGGTTCTTGTGAATAACACCTTTGGAAGCTGCCTTGTCGAGCTTCCGGCCTGCCGCACGCAGAGCTTCCTGCGCGGCCTCCTGATCACCAGCCGCGATCGCCTCGCGCGTGCGACGCACGTAGGTCTTCAACTCAGACTTAACAGACTGGTTGCGTAGACGACGCTTCTCGTTCGTCTTGTTGCGCTTAATCTGAGACTTAATGTTTGCCACAGTGTTTACACTCTCTTTTGTCGATTACAGGGTCGGTGAGGGCGCGTTGGGTCTTGGACTAAAAGTGGGGGACACTCGAGCGCGAAAAACCCAACCTCATCCCGGAACCCGACCAGGTCCAGAATTCAGTCATTAACTCTACCAGTAAACGCCTCTTGCTTGATAGTGGGATCCGCGTCAAAACAAGTGAAGGTGCTCACCTTAACCCGTAGCACCGGAACGTAATTGCCCAGGAAAATAGCAGATAACAATTCCGCTCCTTTACTTAACAGGCCCGTAGCGCTAACTACCGCTACTTCACTAAGCCGGACCCGTTTCGTTAACCGATAGAGGCGATCAGCAACCCCACCGCAGTGATAAGTGTTAGCGCACCCGTGATTGGAATAGACACGGCGGTCAGCACAAAAGACGCCAGCGTGTAGCGGAAATCCTGGTTGAGCCACTGCGCATCGTAATCGGGGGCTAATAAGTGGCGTAGACTCCGCTGCGCCGCTTCGATGCGAGGAAAAAACCGGGCGGTGCGCCTAGAGTATTCGGCGCGTGCACTGCCGATTCGCTCCCCAGTTTGACGTGCGGCCTCCTGCAGTCGCTGCGCAGGCTCAGACGAAGAGTCGTCCACGGTAACCACTTCGCGCGGGCCCGAACGAGCAATCGCTTTTGCCAACGAGTACCGCCGGTAAGCGAAGAAACCGGTGCATGCAAGAGCAGCGGCAGCGATGACGAGCATAATCCACCAGCCGGCACCCCCATATAACGCTGCGCCCAGCATGTTCGCTACCGCTAGCACTCCAGCGCTAAGTAAAGCCAGGCGAATCAGAAGCCGACCCGGTACCGAAACTGCGTTGCGCGTAAACCGCTGCTGCGCATTACTCGCAGCCACAGGGACCGGGGGATTCTTGTGATCGTCAAACGAGTGCACAACCTCACCTTCCATAACTTAGAGAACGAGACTCATCAGATTTGAACTACCTCGCCGCACCGACCCCACCTAAAGCTGAGAGACCAAGCCTCAAACCGGGGTGATGACGGATAGCAGTCTAACTCAACCACCTGAAAGACAGCTTGACCCCCTATAGTGGGTGCTACCCACGCGTTTACCCCAAACCGAATGGAGCGGACAGCACCTCAA from Gleimia hominis harbors:
- the proC gene encoding pyrroline-5-carboxylate reductase; protein product: MRIGFIGSGNMVGAIASGAVQSGTVSGEDVWLTDRSGKSAPALAKRIGAHAAKSNSELAKTCDLIVLGVKPAGITAVADEIAKSLTSEKTVISLAAGIKTSTIEDHVGNVPVVRVMPNVNAQIGQSMTGIAAGKHAGDEQVAKAEELMGAVGKTMVVEENQFAAFAALAGCSPCWLYAIVDALARAGVKHGLGKDAATRIVAQAMLGSAALVQAELQEGQIPANLMDRVSSPGGTTIAGLLAAQEAGLAPALVKAVDAAVKRDNELG
- a CDS encoding ComEA family DNA-binding protein, translating into MDYDPSKLAQLRERVYARHREGADLTASHAVQRPLLRFLPSPLAAIALVTVLCIALVLVFVTGGFSQSSRADGDADGASTTGKDADSSGQADSDQSQVSGPAAQASAQSSEPGVGPSGSASGTMVVQVSGAVKTPKVVKIPAGSRGVDAVDAAGGLAEKADLSSVNLAKPLSDGEHLHVAKVGEAPPAAAAAGMGGASAGPTGNAGAGCVNIQQADEATLQTLNGVGPALAKRILDYRASNPLRSPQDLQNVSGIGPKKFESLKEQLCP
- a CDS encoding ComEC/Rec2 family competence protein, producing MPVTYRRYVDLRLLLPAASAWAGAAYGITATLSDGRAQVVALTLVVLISSVIIGVRPFARRGKHARYPTGSASLLGVLSGFCFLATALSGTLTATTYMNNPLYHANGQRVCVHGAAQNPKQTEYSTWLTAVDLRAARGQVVLSTKTRPPVHAGDAIRTCGVLRSFGAAPTYGIIKPTALQPLPDTGIRAQLRAALEQNTKALTPDQRGLIAGMSIGDSSMLSTETGAAMRTTSTTHLTAISGTHLGIILATINLLIPGRGKIKATTMLGALLMLVSVVGLQPSLVRAGTMCLAVTVGSQLGRTGQSLSSLCATVICWLIINPWLARSYGFALSVCATVAVLFVLERERTAAAQGRVKSSGILGRICGLFAVGLAVQVFTTPLLLTMTGTYPLFAIPANILVAPAVAPTTLLGLLAFICPIPALSTATAHLASWSAQWIIQVTTLLAELPHASLQGNSARIACVITVVAVPIGWWVWARYRGRSPLLMHHWITRKPTTRIQQR
- a CDS encoding aldo/keto reductase, which translates into the protein MTNQPGLFQLPLLDGGQIYSSGLGTYPHMGLKGVELFTQALRDGHRLVDTAAQYNNEAALGEAIKRSQVARSDLFVQTKIAGGDQGEATRTGLEESLRRLRLEYVDLTLIHWPNPSRGLYLRTWEELIKLREEGKTKHIGVSNFLPSQIDELIEHTGVCPVVNQIQLSAVIQQRSARDYHRSKQIVTQAWRPLGPGEDLLTQHLVVNIAQQVGRSPAQVVLRWALQCGVVPLSVSSKPERNRENLAIYDFSLSDAQMDALALLDTGGRFARDPMVHEEW
- the holA gene encoding DNA polymerase III subunit delta, which gives rise to MARKKTGAQNWTAARLAPVVLVKSEEPLLGDRAVANLRGQALKKNPDLDVQTLDAPRYEGGQLQIRTSPSLFEEPRFILVDDAQDYPPSLVTDTAQYLEQPLADTTVVYRHNGKTGKRKLLDLLSKAQVPTYEAPAMTRLRDKMAFIESEVQTQGRKIERSAVQMLVDALGSDVAELVAVTHQLLADVNGTITEADVRRYQAGKVETTGFAVVDAAVSGNLARSLLLLRSALAQGIAPAALTGAAAMKIRQLAKVSVRPRPTARELKMAPWQIDRAARELRGWNETRLAQAVNAVAKADHEVKGASKDPHYALECMLKTISGRVRM
- the rpsT gene encoding 30S ribosomal protein S20, whose protein sequence is MANIKSQIKRNKTNEKRRLRNQSVKSELKTYVRRTREAIAAGDQEAAQEALRAAGRKLDKAASKGVIHKNQAATRQSKLAKQVNAM